Proteins from a genomic interval of Rubinisphaera italica:
- a CDS encoding flavin-containing monooxygenase, whose translation MTRNGPEGSLNSGQPTIVIVGAGVSGICMAIQLKRAGYRSVTILEKSNDFGGTWLENSYPGCGCDVPAMLYSFSFALKSNWSRLYALQPELLEYFKETANRFDLSSITRFGETVDQARFDEATGLWNIQLESGEALTANIFISSVGQLNRPSIPNLPGADQFEGQQFHSARWNHEFDFQDKKVAVIGNGASAIQLIPEISKQTRQTYIFQRSANYIAPRNDQTYSRIKTAAFRWIPGFARLYRSYLFWRHEYRIKLYRRNSVLNKNFRHWLLKKMRERTPKKLWRTVIPRYPAGCKRVLLSDDYLQCLGRENVEVIDHGVTSLTSDSVVAGEENYPVDAIVYATGFKSTEFLSPMKVIGRNGLDINTAWQARPKTWYGVMAHGFPNFFMLYGPNTNLGHNSIIFMIECQVKLIMNCLKLMQKAQASTVEVTESAVEEFDQKLQSDLDNLIWNEDCGNWYTNQTGNIVNNWSGAPIRYWWETRNINQKVFELK comes from the coding sequence GTGACGCGAAACGGGCCAGAAGGGAGTTTGAATTCGGGGCAGCCAACCATCGTGATTGTGGGGGCGGGGGTCAGCGGCATCTGCATGGCGATTCAGCTGAAGCGGGCAGGCTATCGGTCCGTCACAATCCTTGAGAAATCGAACGATTTCGGCGGAACCTGGCTCGAAAACAGTTACCCCGGCTGCGGTTGCGATGTCCCGGCCATGCTTTACTCGTTCTCGTTTGCCCTCAAGTCCAACTGGTCCCGCCTCTACGCACTCCAGCCCGAGTTGCTGGAATACTTCAAAGAGACCGCTAATCGGTTTGACCTCTCCTCAATCACACGATTTGGCGAAACGGTCGATCAGGCCCGTTTTGATGAAGCGACTGGACTCTGGAACATCCAGCTGGAATCTGGCGAAGCACTCACTGCCAACATTTTCATCAGCAGTGTTGGCCAGCTGAACCGACCAAGCATTCCGAATCTGCCTGGAGCCGATCAGTTTGAAGGCCAGCAATTTCACTCGGCTCGCTGGAATCATGAGTTTGATTTTCAGGATAAGAAAGTAGCCGTCATCGGCAACGGAGCTTCAGCAATTCAACTGATCCCCGAAATCTCAAAACAAACCCGTCAGACATACATTTTTCAGCGATCTGCAAATTACATCGCACCTCGAAACGATCAAACTTATTCGAGAATAAAAACCGCTGCCTTCCGCTGGATTCCCGGCTTTGCCCGACTGTATCGCTCCTATCTGTTCTGGAGACATGAATACCGGATCAAACTCTACCGGCGGAACAGCGTTTTGAACAAGAATTTTCGACACTGGCTTCTCAAAAAAATGCGGGAGCGAACGCCAAAAAAACTATGGCGAACAGTCATTCCCCGCTACCCGGCTGGCTGTAAACGAGTCCTGCTTTCCGATGATTATCTACAATGTCTGGGTCGGGAAAATGTCGAAGTCATCGATCATGGCGTGACGTCGCTGACTTCTGACAGCGTTGTCGCCGGTGAGGAAAATTATCCCGTCGATGCCATCGTTTATGCGACCGGTTTCAAATCGACTGAATTTCTCTCGCCAATGAAAGTGATCGGTCGAAACGGTCTGGATATCAATACCGCCTGGCAAGCCCGCCCGAAAACCTGGTACGGCGTAATGGCCCACGGCTTCCCCAACTTTTTCATGCTCTATGGTCCAAATACCAACCTGGGACATAATTCGATTATTTTCATGATCGAATGTCAGGTCAAACTCATTATGAACTGCCTCAAATTGATGCAAAAAGCACAGGCCAGTACGGTCGAAGTCACAGAATCAGCCGTCGAAGAGTTCGATCAGAAACTACAGTCCGACCTCGACAACTTGATCTGGAATGAAGACTGCGGCAACTGGTACACCAATCAAACCGGAAACATCGTCAACAACTGGTCCGGTGCCCCCATTCGCTACTGGTGGGAAACGAGAAACATCAATCAAAAAGTGTTTGAATTGAAATGA
- the ilvE gene encoding branched-chain-amino-acid transaminase, translating into MKIYLNGQLVSKDEAKISVFDHGLLYGDGIFEGIRIYNRKVFLLEEHIERLYESAHAIRLPIPLSPAEMTKAVEETVAANELVDGYIRLVITRGSGSLGLDIRRTSDPQVIIIADKISLYPEELYEQGLKIITASTIRNHPQALSPRIKSLNYLNNILAKIEGSDAGCLEAVMLNHKGEVAECTGDNIFIVKNGVLKTPSTDAGILDGITRRAVLRLAREAKLEIMETTMTRHELYVADECFLTGSAAEVIAVVELDGRLIGDGKPGPVTKDLKSRFEKLTRE; encoded by the coding sequence ATGAAGATTTACCTGAACGGTCAACTCGTTTCCAAAGATGAAGCAAAAATCAGCGTTTTCGATCACGGCCTCCTCTACGGAGACGGAATATTTGAAGGGATCCGCATCTACAATCGGAAGGTCTTTCTGCTAGAGGAGCATATCGAGCGTCTGTATGAAAGTGCCCATGCTATTCGATTGCCGATCCCGCTTTCCCCGGCAGAAATGACTAAAGCTGTTGAAGAGACCGTTGCCGCCAACGAACTCGTCGATGGCTATATTCGTCTGGTCATCACCCGAGGTTCGGGGTCACTGGGACTGGATATCCGCCGCACGAGCGATCCTCAGGTGATCATTATTGCCGACAAAATCAGCTTGTATCCGGAAGAATTGTACGAGCAGGGGCTGAAAATCATCACGGCCAGTACGATTCGAAACCATCCCCAGGCGCTGAGCCCGCGGATCAAATCGCTCAATTACTTGAATAACATTCTGGCTAAAATTGAAGGTTCGGACGCAGGTTGTCTCGAAGCGGTGATGCTCAATCACAAGGGAGAAGTGGCCGAGTGTACGGGTGATAATATCTTCATTGTCAAAAATGGAGTGCTGAAAACTCCCTCAACTGATGCCGGCATTCTCGATGGAATCACTCGCCGGGCCGTTCTGCGGCTGGCTCGTGAAGCGAAGCTGGAAATTATGGAAACGACAATGACCCGACACGAACTGTATGTGGCCGATGAATGTTTCCTGACGGGAAGTGCCGCAGAAGTGATTGCGGTCGTCGAACTCGATGGTCGCTTGATTGGCGATGGCAAACCGGGGCCTGTCACAAAAGACCTGAAATCTCGCTTTGAAAAACTGACCAGAGAGTAG
- a CDS encoding PDZ domain-containing protein: MSRFTLTLIALAALTTFTTAAQAGGCSKGGYKKGYGGNYGGNYGGHYGGGNYGYKKTYHNDHYVKPVYAKPIVHEVVIEKPVYREVIVEKPVIIEKPVCPAPLPSLGFFGVMCPEGMLIKEIQPNSEACRLGLAPGDVIKMFDDIRIICEDDWTHALKCSGKVACLKVIPCGQHTILEYHAQLAPGLAY, translated from the coding sequence ATGTCACGCTTCACTCTCACACTGATCGCTCTGGCTGCTCTGACAACCTTCACCACTGCTGCTCAAGCGGGTGGTTGCTCAAAGGGAGGCTACAAAAAAGGTTACGGCGGCAACTACGGTGGAAATTATGGTGGTCACTACGGCGGCGGAAATTACGGCTACAAAAAGACTTACCACAACGATCACTATGTGAAACCTGTATACGCCAAGCCAATCGTTCACGAAGTTGTGATTGAAAAACCGGTTTACCGCGAAGTGATTGTCGAAAAGCCAGTCATCATTGAAAAACCTGTCTGCCCGGCTCCACTCCCTTCCCTCGGCTTTTTCGGTGTGATGTGTCCTGAAGGGATGCTGATCAAAGAAATCCAGCCGAACAGCGAAGCTTGCCGTTTGGGTCTGGCTCCTGGCGATGTGATCAAGATGTTCGATGACATCCGCATCATCTGCGAAGACGACTGGACTCACGCACTCAAGTGCTCAGGCAAAGTCGCCTGCCTCAAAGTGATTCCCTGCGGACAACACACGATCCTTGAGTACCACGCACAGTTGGCACCCGGCCTGGCTTACTAG
- a CDS encoding ABC transporter permease, with protein sequence MYKMLLCQRYLRTRYIALASIISVMLGVATMIVVNSVMSGFGTQMRERIHGLLADVVIESHSYDGVSDPDLQIRIAREVADGYIEAVTPTVEVYGMLNFNFAGQWITKPVTLIGIEPEGKAKVGPLRSFLDSFNPVYENGEIARPALRPDEEVPNWKLSPEAEEYRHEKIDRQKWYESQLAALESEKTPKQTASIEPQQEVQTAALPVDPFADPFFDGQAAEQAPADPYEMMDGRVYVGAGLVSYPYRDPETGLMKTMMMARPGDDVKISTVTAGRPPSHAAFQATIVDVFKSGMTEYDSNLVFCNLEELQNVRGMLSPATGKRAITSLHIKLKDYKDAEVVVERLKSAFPPDQFVVKTWEQKQGPLLAAVEVESAILNVLLFLIIAVAGFGILAIFYMIVVEKTRDIGILKALGAGSGGIMSIFLSYGLALGVVGSGVGVLLGLTFVHYINQIEDAITYITGRKVFDETIYYFPEIPTAVQPSMVLSVALGAMLIAVLASVFPARRAARMHPVESLRRE encoded by the coding sequence ATGTATAAAATGCTCTTATGTCAGCGATATTTGCGGACCCGCTATATTGCTTTAGCCAGCATTATCAGTGTGATGCTCGGCGTTGCCACAATGATCGTCGTCAACAGTGTGATGTCCGGTTTCGGCACTCAGATGCGGGAGCGAATTCACGGATTGTTGGCCGATGTCGTCATCGAATCCCACAGTTACGACGGCGTTTCCGATCCCGATCTGCAGATTCGCATTGCCAGGGAAGTGGCCGATGGTTACATCGAAGCGGTCACACCGACTGTCGAAGTCTACGGCATGTTGAACTTCAACTTTGCCGGGCAATGGATCACAAAACCGGTCACACTGATTGGAATTGAGCCGGAAGGGAAGGCGAAGGTCGGCCCGTTACGCTCATTTCTGGACAGTTTTAATCCGGTCTACGAAAATGGTGAAATCGCTCGACCTGCCTTGCGACCCGATGAGGAAGTTCCGAACTGGAAACTTTCGCCGGAAGCCGAAGAATATCGTCACGAGAAAATCGATCGTCAAAAGTGGTATGAAAGTCAACTGGCGGCTTTGGAATCGGAGAAAACGCCGAAACAGACAGCCTCGATTGAGCCTCAGCAAGAAGTCCAGACCGCTGCCCTTCCAGTAGATCCGTTTGCCGATCCGTTTTTTGATGGACAAGCCGCCGAACAGGCTCCGGCTGACCCTTATGAAATGATGGATGGTCGAGTTTATGTCGGAGCAGGACTGGTCAGTTATCCGTATCGCGATCCGGAAACCGGATTGATGAAAACAATGATGATGGCTCGTCCCGGAGACGATGTTAAAATCAGCACTGTGACCGCTGGACGTCCTCCTTCTCATGCCGCCTTCCAGGCAACGATTGTCGATGTTTTCAAAAGCGGAATGACCGAATACGACAGCAATCTGGTCTTCTGTAATCTTGAAGAACTCCAAAATGTGCGAGGCATGCTTTCCCCGGCGACCGGTAAGCGAGCGATTACTTCTCTGCACATCAAACTGAAGGATTACAAAGATGCCGAGGTTGTTGTCGAACGATTGAAGTCGGCATTTCCCCCGGATCAGTTTGTCGTTAAAACCTGGGAACAGAAGCAGGGGCCATTGTTGGCCGCTGTGGAAGTGGAATCAGCCATTTTGAACGTGCTGCTCTTCCTGATTATTGCCGTGGCTGGCTTCGGAATTCTGGCCATCTTCTACATGATTGTCGTCGAGAAAACCCGCGATATCGGCATCCTGAAAGCATTGGGAGCTGGCTCGGGTGGCATCATGTCGATTTTCCTCTCTTACGGTCTTGCTTTAGGAGTCGTTGGCAGTGGAGTCGGTGTTCTGCTGGGGCTGACGTTCGTGCATTACATCAATCAAATCGAGGATGCGATCACGTATATAACGGGCCGGAAGGTGTTTGATGAAACCATTTATTACTTCCCGGAAATCCCGACTGCAGTGCAACCCTCCATGGTCCTCTCGGTTGCCCTGGGAGCGATGTTAATTGCGGTACTGGCCAGTGTCTTCCCGGCTCGTCGAGCCGCTCGAATGCACCCGGTCGAGTCGTTGCGACGCGAATAG
- a CDS encoding Gfo/Idh/MocA family protein, producing the protein MSQFNRRQFLQSSLAAGAFVSLSSASSSKAMAANEEVNIAVIGCGGRGGAHLSQFSSLSGVNIAGLVDPDESRTGSAQRKFPKAKRYTDIRKMLEDPAIDAVTIASCNHWHCLAAIWAMEAGKDVYVEKPLSHSQWEGRQVVNAARKYDKVVQIGTQQRSSPIQDEAKKLLHEEQALGKILSVQVCRYGIRGSIGKRSTPLEVPSSVDYDLWLGPAADQVLYRDKFHYDWHWDWNTGSGEMGNWGVHVLDDVRNVVFRDSVKLPTRILAGGGRVVWNDAGDTPNVHFAYFDTGEIPTFIGLSNLPAEPGGKKGLNYRGVTSGYLVQCEGGYYSGRRGGGDAYDNQGKKMRSLRGSSGTSHAQNFIDAVRAQDNSNLKAEVAVGHDSTGWCNLANIGFQVGGQYKPDAFEEIVTPNEGAKRIWSDLQAQMESHLAAHGYKLSDSEIRVSPMLNHDPETERFTGPHAEGANALLKREYRPGFEVPEIA; encoded by the coding sequence ATGTCACAATTCAATCGTCGTCAATTTCTGCAGAGCAGTCTGGCTGCCGGGGCTTTTGTTTCTTTATCTTCTGCGTCGTCCTCAAAAGCGATGGCTGCCAATGAAGAAGTGAACATCGCCGTGATCGGCTGCGGTGGACGAGGTGGAGCGCATTTGAGTCAGTTTAGCTCTCTCTCGGGCGTGAATATTGCCGGGTTGGTCGATCCTGATGAAAGTCGAACAGGCTCTGCCCAACGAAAATTCCCGAAAGCAAAACGCTATACCGATATTCGCAAGATGCTCGAAGATCCTGCGATCGATGCGGTCACGATTGCCTCCTGTAATCACTGGCACTGTCTGGCTGCTATCTGGGCGATGGAAGCGGGTAAAGATGTGTATGTCGAAAAACCGTTGTCTCACAGTCAGTGGGAAGGCCGTCAGGTCGTCAATGCGGCTCGTAAGTACGACAAAGTCGTGCAGATCGGTACTCAGCAGCGTTCTTCACCGATTCAGGACGAAGCGAAAAAACTGCTGCATGAAGAGCAGGCCCTCGGAAAAATTCTCAGCGTGCAGGTCTGTCGTTACGGCATCCGTGGCTCGATCGGAAAGCGATCGACTCCGCTGGAAGTTCCCTCCAGTGTCGATTACGACCTGTGGCTCGGCCCCGCAGCCGATCAGGTTCTCTACCGTGACAAATTCCATTACGACTGGCACTGGGACTGGAATACCGGCTCCGGCGAAATGGGCAACTGGGGCGTGCATGTGCTCGACGATGTCCGCAACGTTGTCTTCCGCGATTCCGTCAAATTGCCGACGCGAATTCTGGCAGGTGGCGGACGGGTTGTCTGGAATGATGCCGGAGATACGCCGAATGTGCACTTCGCGTACTTCGATACCGGCGAAATCCCAACCTTTATTGGTTTGAGCAACCTGCCAGCTGAGCCTGGTGGCAAGAAAGGCCTGAACTATCGCGGCGTCACCTCGGGCTACCTCGTTCAGTGCGAAGGAGGCTACTACTCGGGACGCCGCGGCGGAGGAGATGCCTACGATAATCAAGGCAAGAAAATGCGTTCTCTGAGAGGTTCCTCTGGAACTTCTCACGCTCAGAACTTTATTGATGCGGTTCGTGCTCAGGACAATTCGAATCTGAAAGCGGAAGTGGCCGTCGGTCACGATTCCACCGGCTGGTGCAACTTGGCCAACATCGGCTTCCAGGTTGGTGGTCAGTACAAGCCGGACGCCTTCGAAGAAATTGTCACACCAAACGAAGGTGCGAAACGCATCTGGTCTGATCTACAGGCTCAAATGGAATCGCATCTGGCAGCCCACGGCTACAAACTGAGCGACTCGGAAATCCGTGTCAGTCCGATGTTGAACCACGATCCCGAAACGGAACGCTTCACCGGACCTCATGCTGAAGGAGCCAATGCTCTGCTCAAACGAGAGTACCGCCCCGGTTTTGAAGTGCCCGAAATTGCTTAA
- the panB gene encoding 3-methyl-2-oxobutanoate hydroxymethyltransferase — MSSMTVPKFAAAKQKGRKLAMLTAYDFTWASIVDAAGVDAILVGDTLGMVVQGNSTTLPVTIDEMIYHGKMVVRGTQNALVIVDLPFLSYQISPEQAIANAGRILKETGAAAVKLEGGISQAKTIAALTNADIPVMAHVGFKPQSIRAVGSMGKIQRDEDLLLADAKAAEAAGAFGIVLEMISSPISARITKELQIPTIGIGAGPECDGQVLVLNDMLGLTEGFKPKFLKHYANLHEIVTKSVQNYANDVREGTYPDADHSHQ, encoded by the coding sequence ATGAGTTCCATGACTGTTCCCAAGTTCGCTGCTGCCAAGCAGAAAGGACGAAAGCTGGCGATGCTGACTGCCTATGATTTTACCTGGGCAAGCATTGTCGATGCGGCTGGAGTCGATGCGATTCTTGTCGGAGATACGCTCGGCATGGTCGTGCAGGGAAATTCCACGACATTGCCAGTCACAATCGATGAGATGATCTACCATGGGAAGATGGTCGTTCGCGGAACTCAGAATGCTCTGGTGATTGTTGATCTCCCGTTTTTGAGCTATCAGATCAGTCCAGAGCAGGCGATTGCGAATGCCGGGAGAATCCTCAAAGAAACAGGAGCAGCAGCCGTCAAACTTGAGGGGGGCATCTCGCAAGCCAAAACGATTGCGGCTCTGACAAATGCCGATATCCCCGTGATGGCACACGTTGGCTTCAAACCGCAATCCATTCGAGCGGTCGGTTCGATGGGCAAGATACAGCGGGATGAAGATCTATTGCTCGCAGATGCCAAAGCCGCTGAGGCAGCCGGGGCTTTTGGAATCGTGCTCGAAATGATTTCCAGTCCGATCTCGGCTCGAATCACCAAAGAACTGCAGATTCCGACGATAGGCATTGGAGCCGGGCCCGAGTGTGATGGTCAGGTCCTTGTCCTTAACGACATGCTGGGACTGACCGAGGGCTTCAAGCCGAAGTTTCTCAAGCATTACGCCAATCTGCACGAAATCGTGACAAAGAGCGTGCAGAACTATGCAAACGACGTCCGGGAAGGAACCTACCCGGACGCCGATCATAGTCATCAATAA
- a CDS encoding TAXI family TRAP transporter solute-binding subunit, translated as MPDESMIDNSSAQNSSEENLALSPPLEPRKRSRKEFYSIWGSSIALTIVGFTIAWLFVEPAPGNHLKIAAGPSDGNYYATAKKYAAVFQGAGINLEIVETAGTIENYRLLQEDNDINLAIVQGGAVPETLEKTSLEAIASLNFEPLWIFRQAESEITEIRQLKGKRISIGLSDSGTEALMLRLLEINGLIAPVEESQASTDSTPEEAIELFRESSATAIAKLRAGERDAVCMVRSASNPVIRQLFETPELSAMPFPLNKTYRLLFPALSDIQLQEGILDLKNHQPAQNLKLIAPAANLVCTPELHDAFVPLLLKAATLTSNEGNLIVPSREFPSLGYIEFEPHAGAVDYFQSGESFLYRYLPFWLASFLNRMKIMAVPLLTLAIPLFKMAPPAYRWRIRSRIYRWYRLLREIDQENLRDQTTVNQQRYLEKLDRIACELSEVDVPLSYMEEFYNLHLHIDLIRRRVLGVTDLSQNSGTNS; from the coding sequence ATGCCAGACGAATCTATGATCGATAACTCATCAGCACAGAACTCATCGGAAGAGAATTTAGCACTATCGCCACCTCTGGAACCTCGCAAACGGTCGCGTAAGGAGTTCTACAGCATTTGGGGATCGTCGATTGCTCTCACCATTGTTGGTTTTACGATTGCGTGGCTATTTGTTGAGCCCGCTCCCGGAAATCATTTGAAAATCGCAGCCGGTCCCAGTGATGGGAATTATTACGCGACAGCAAAAAAATATGCAGCGGTATTCCAGGGAGCGGGCATCAATCTGGAAATTGTGGAAACCGCAGGGACGATCGAAAACTATCGTCTGCTTCAGGAAGACAACGACATTAACCTGGCGATTGTCCAGGGAGGAGCTGTCCCGGAGACGCTGGAAAAAACGTCTCTGGAAGCAATCGCCAGTCTGAATTTCGAGCCGCTATGGATCTTTCGTCAGGCTGAGAGTGAAATTACGGAAATCCGTCAGTTGAAAGGAAAGCGAATCAGCATTGGTCTGTCCGATAGTGGGACCGAAGCGCTGATGCTTCGCCTTCTGGAAATTAATGGCCTGATTGCTCCCGTTGAAGAGTCACAAGCATCAACAGACTCCACTCCAGAGGAGGCGATCGAGTTATTCCGGGAATCCTCTGCAACAGCGATTGCAAAACTACGTGCTGGCGAGCGGGATGCTGTTTGCATGGTTCGCTCGGCTTCCAATCCGGTGATTCGTCAGCTCTTTGAAACACCGGAGCTTTCCGCAATGCCCTTCCCCTTGAATAAAACGTATCGGCTGCTGTTTCCTGCCCTCTCTGACATTCAGCTTCAGGAAGGAATTCTGGATCTGAAAAATCATCAGCCTGCTCAAAATCTCAAACTGATTGCCCCGGCTGCCAACCTGGTCTGTACCCCGGAATTGCACGATGCTTTTGTGCCGTTACTGCTCAAAGCGGCCACGCTGACCAGCAATGAAGGAAACCTGATCGTTCCGTCTCGGGAGTTTCCGTCATTGGGATATATAGAATTTGAGCCTCATGCAGGAGCCGTCGATTATTTTCAGTCGGGGGAATCGTTCCTGTATCGCTATCTCCCTTTCTGGCTGGCATCCTTTTTGAATCGCATGAAAATTATGGCGGTTCCTTTGCTCACGCTTGCCATACCTTTGTTCAAAATGGCACCTCCTGCTTACCGCTGGCGAATTCGCTCACGAATTTATCGCTGGTATCGTTTACTTCGCGAAATCGATCAGGAAAATCTTCGCGACCAAACCACAGTAAACCAGCAGAGATATCTGGAAAAGCTCGATCGAATTGCCTGCGAACTCAGTGAAGTCGATGTCCCGCTTTCTTACATGGAAGAGTTCTACAATTTACACCTGCACATCGATCTGATCCGTCGTCGCGTATTGGGTGTGACGGATTTGAGTCAGAATTCCGGCACGAACTCCTGA
- a CDS encoding Hsp20/alpha crystallin family protein gives MNQKCNTESTNQRFSQAVERFRTELDRLTDMAWTRGEEVLGQFRNQDSTSCDWTPAVDIVETNDTIVVFMNLPGLSSNDVELTLIGNTLEVTADLNSLTLQDHDRVIKRERPTGHLKRVVTLPCPVENDSASAQTEKGVFKVEMQKSVDNRIRKVPITQVDEPAHQTQHV, from the coding sequence ATGAATCAGAAATGTAACACCGAATCGACCAATCAACGATTCTCACAAGCTGTCGAACGTTTTCGCACGGAACTGGATCGTTTAACCGACATGGCCTGGACACGAGGCGAAGAAGTCCTCGGGCAGTTTCGCAATCAGGATTCGACATCGTGCGACTGGACGCCGGCTGTCGATATTGTGGAAACCAACGATACGATTGTGGTGTTCATGAATCTGCCCGGCTTGAGTTCCAATGATGTGGAACTGACATTGATCGGCAACACTCTCGAAGTGACTGCCGATTTGAACTCGCTCACCTTGCAGGATCATGATCGTGTGATTAAACGAGAACGACCTACCGGGCATCTCAAACGTGTCGTGACACTGCCCTGCCCGGTCGAAAACGACTCCGCATCCGCCCAGACCGAAAAGGGTGTGTTCAAAGTTGAGATGCAGAAATCGGTTGATAACCGCATTCGCAAAGTCCCTATCACTCAGGTCGACGAACCTGCTCATCAAACACAGCATGTGTAG
- a CDS encoding ABC transporter ATP-binding protein has product MNEILPTPPVHLSAVALDKSYRKGPEAVNVLRGVNLEVRKGEFLSIIGRSGSGKSTLLHLAGLLDTPDIGEIRLDGKRIDHLPAKTRDQLRNRVFGFVFQFYHLLPELTVLENVLSPLMIRYSMWEYWKKRSELQDQARELIAQVGLEHRIKHKPSQMSGGELQRAAIARSLISEPEILLADEPTGNLDVDTGKGIIELLERLNSERQLTIMMVTHDEAIARKGQRIVRLSKGQVENIRERVAS; this is encoded by the coding sequence ATGAACGAAATTCTTCCGACTCCACCGGTCCACTTGTCGGCTGTCGCTCTCGATAAAAGTTATCGAAAAGGACCCGAAGCGGTGAATGTCCTTCGGGGTGTGAATCTGGAGGTTCGCAAAGGCGAGTTCCTCTCGATCATCGGCCGCTCAGGCTCCGGAAAAAGCACATTACTGCATCTTGCAGGCTTGCTGGACACGCCCGATATCGGAGAAATCCGACTGGATGGCAAACGGATCGATCATCTGCCCGCAAAAACTCGAGATCAGTTACGAAATCGAGTCTTCGGCTTCGTCTTTCAGTTCTATCATTTGCTGCCTGAACTGACAGTTCTCGAAAATGTGCTGTCTCCGCTGATGATCCGCTATTCGATGTGGGAATACTGGAAAAAGCGGAGCGAACTCCAGGATCAGGCTCGGGAATTGATTGCCCAAGTGGGTCTGGAGCATCGAATTAAGCACAAGCCGAGCCAAATGTCGGGTGGCGAGTTGCAGCGAGCCGCCATTGCCCGCTCTCTCATTTCCGAGCCGGAAATCCTCCTGGCCGACGAACCTACGGGAAATTTGGATGTCGATACGGGGAAAGGGATTATTGAACTGCTGGAGCGATTGAATTCTGAGCGACAACTTACCATTATGATGGTCACTCACGATGAGGCAATTGCCCGTAAAGGCCAGCGGATTGTAAGGTTGTCGAAAGGTCAGGTCGAAAACATTCGCGAGCGAGTCGCTTCTTAA